One genomic segment of Fervidobacterium pennivorans includes these proteins:
- the rsxC gene encoding electron transport complex subunit RsxC, protein MKLLTFKGGVHPPEKKLTEHEKIQKAPLPEKVVVLMAQHTGAPAKVVVEVGQQVKTGQVIGEPQGPVSAYVHSPVTGTVTNVAKINSAVHGMAVEAVTIERTGEDEWELLPKLDWTTVTKEELIEQIKKAGVVGLGGAMFPTHVKLNPSKPVDTLIINGAECEPYLTIDHRVMLEMDEELLEGIEITKKILGVKEVYIGIEYNKKDAIEHLERKWKGKVKVAALKTKYPQGAEKQLIKAITGREVPSGGLPMDVGVVVQNVSTMVAIKQAVVDGRPLVERGMTLTGDGVNRKGNWWVRIGTPISWIIERLGDGFAEGYNELKVLMGGPMMGIPVPNLDTPLLKGNNGITVIPEQKRESTNCIRCSYCVHVCPMNLQPYLLDLLARKKKYDEAAAIGLLDCIECGSCTYICPANVEHVKSIKLAKKVYRTLRGGKK, encoded by the coding sequence GTGAAGTTGTTAACGTTTAAAGGAGGAGTCCATCCACCTGAAAAGAAGTTAACAGAGCACGAAAAGATTCAAAAAGCACCACTGCCAGAAAAAGTTGTTGTGCTCATGGCACAACACACAGGTGCACCAGCAAAGGTTGTTGTGGAAGTTGGCCAGCAAGTGAAAACAGGGCAGGTTATTGGGGAACCACAGGGTCCTGTTTCCGCTTATGTGCACTCTCCTGTTACAGGGACTGTGACAAACGTAGCAAAAATCAACAGTGCAGTCCACGGTATGGCTGTCGAAGCTGTAACTATCGAAAGAACGGGAGAGGATGAGTGGGAATTACTACCTAAACTGGATTGGACAACGGTCACAAAAGAAGAGCTTATCGAGCAAATCAAAAAAGCAGGTGTTGTTGGACTTGGTGGAGCGATGTTCCCGACACATGTGAAACTGAACCCTTCAAAACCCGTTGATACACTCATAATAAACGGAGCGGAGTGCGAGCCATATCTTACTATTGACCACAGAGTAATGCTTGAGATGGATGAAGAGCTCTTAGAAGGCATTGAGATTACCAAGAAGATTTTAGGTGTCAAAGAAGTTTACATAGGCATCGAGTACAACAAGAAGGATGCCATTGAACATCTTGAGAGGAAATGGAAAGGGAAGGTAAAGGTTGCAGCGTTGAAAACAAAATATCCTCAGGGTGCTGAAAAACAATTGATAAAGGCGATTACTGGCAGGGAAGTGCCAAGTGGTGGTTTACCAATGGATGTTGGTGTAGTTGTGCAAAATGTCAGTACGATGGTTGCGATAAAACAGGCAGTTGTAGATGGGAGACCACTCGTTGAGCGTGGAATGACACTAACTGGTGATGGTGTGAACAGGAAGGGGAATTGGTGGGTTAGAATAGGAACCCCGATTTCGTGGATTATTGAAAGACTGGGAGATGGGTTTGCCGAAGGTTACAACGAATTAAAAGTGTTAATGGGCGGACCAATGATGGGTATACCAGTTCCAAATTTGGATACACCTCTTTTAAAAGGAAATAACGGTATTACCGTTATACCGGAACAAAAACGTGAAAGTACGAACTGTATCAGGTGTTCTTACTGTGTCCATGTGTGTCCAATGAACCTACAGCCTTATTTGCTTGATTTGCTTGCAAGAAAGAAAAAATACGATGAAGCGGCAGCTATCGGTTTGCTTGATTGTATTGAATGTGGTTCTTGTACTTACATCTGTCCAGCTAACGTTGAACACGTCAAGTCGATAAAGCTCGCAAAGAAAGTCTACCGCACACTGCGAGGTGGTAAGAAATGA
- a CDS encoding FliA/WhiG family RNA polymerase sigma factor, with amino-acid sequence MILNKDAIVKEYLPLVTRLARDLKVNLPHNVEIDDLIQEGVVALLQAVDKYDPRHGATFKTYVYTRIKGAMIDYLRKLDYLPKNVRQDIKKLDNEIAEFYTKHQRLPTYEELAEILGMSVQEVEQIYNELLLKQYVNLDEYLFGVDEESSDPSNYYEIPSSEDVKEKAWKSILYEQLVESINKLDEKEKLILSLRFEHDLSLKEIAAVLGVTESRVSQIIGAILSKLRKMLEGEQELESSKDRTGNKDTQG; translated from the coding sequence TTGATTCTCAACAAAGATGCCATTGTGAAGGAATATTTGCCACTTGTCACACGTTTGGCAAGGGATTTGAAGGTGAATTTACCGCACAACGTAGAAATTGACGACCTTATACAAGAAGGGGTTGTAGCCCTGCTTCAAGCCGTAGATAAATACGACCCACGTCATGGAGCTACGTTCAAGACATACGTTTACACACGTATAAAAGGTGCTATGATAGATTATCTAAGAAAGTTAGATTATTTACCAAAAAATGTGAGGCAGGATATAAAGAAGTTGGATAATGAAATTGCTGAGTTTTATACTAAGCACCAGAGGTTGCCCACCTATGAGGAACTTGCTGAAATCTTGGGGATGAGTGTTCAAGAAGTCGAACAAATTTACAATGAACTGTTGTTGAAACAGTATGTGAATTTAGATGAATATTTATTTGGTGTAGATGAGGAAAGTTCGGACCCATCAAATTATTATGAAATTCCAAGTAGTGAAGATGTCAAGGAAAAGGCTTGGAAATCCATACTTTATGAACAGCTCGTTGAGTCGATAAATAAATTAGACGAGAAAGAAAAACTTATCCTTTCATTGAGATTTGAGCACGACTTATCTTTAAAAGAAATCGCTGCTGTGCTTGGTGTGACCGAATCCAGGGTTTCGCAAATCATCGGCGCAATTCTTTCAAAGCTCAGAAAGATGCTTGAGGGAGAACAAGAGTTGGAATCTTCAAAGGACAGAACAGGCAATAAAGATACACAAGGATAG
- the cheD gene encoding chemoreceptor glutamine deamidase/glutamate methylesterase CheD → MKKKVIIGIGEWAVEKNPAILVTLGLGSCVGVCIRDPVAKVGGMVHVMLPDSGGRPTNTPGKFADTGVSLVVEELVKMGASRSRLEAKIAGGASMFQSAMDIGARNVEAVKTALQRNGVKLLAEDTGGNKARSIEYDIETGKLLIRKVKTGDSVEVVEI, encoded by the coding sequence ATGAAGAAAAAAGTTATTATCGGAATCGGAGAATGGGCAGTTGAAAAAAATCCTGCAATTTTAGTTACCTTGGGTCTTGGGTCTTGTGTGGGAGTCTGTATTCGTGACCCTGTTGCCAAAGTGGGTGGAATGGTCCATGTGATGCTTCCAGATAGTGGAGGTAGACCAACGAATACGCCTGGTAAATTCGCTGATACGGGTGTTAGCTTGGTTGTCGAAGAATTAGTAAAAATGGGAGCCTCACGTTCAAGGTTGGAAGCAAAAATCGCGGGTGGAGCATCGATGTTTCAATCGGCAATGGATATAGGTGCAAGAAACGTTGAAGCAGTTAAGACTGCTTTGCAGAGGAATGGGGTTAAGTTGTTAGCAGAAGACACTGGCGGAAACAAGGCAAGGAGTATAGAATACGACATCGAAACTGGAAAATTACTTATTCGAAAGGTCAAAACAGGAGATTCTGTGGAGGTTGTTGAGATTTGA
- the cheC gene encoding CheY-P phosphatase CheC, which yields MLEKLNEAQLDAIKEVGNIGTGNAATALSMMLDKKVEISVPQVKVIPISKIPFLFENPEEVVCSVKMELKEDMTGEILLVFDPKTVKTLARVLTGMEITDITEMDEFTSSMMKEIGNIMCGSYITALAGFTNLFINPEPPELIVDMISAIISEISIPLALAGEENILLVETIIEIEGLEEALQGYLLLVPSVDSLEKLLKALGM from the coding sequence ATGTTAGAAAAACTCAACGAAGCACAACTGGATGCAATTAAAGAAGTAGGGAATATAGGCACTGGTAACGCAGCTACAGCACTTTCCATGATGCTTGACAAAAAAGTGGAAATTTCAGTCCCTCAGGTAAAGGTGATACCTATTTCTAAAATACCCTTTCTTTTCGAAAATCCTGAAGAAGTGGTTTGCTCAGTGAAAATGGAACTCAAAGAAGACATGACTGGTGAGATACTTTTGGTCTTTGACCCGAAAACTGTTAAAACGCTTGCCAGAGTGCTTACCGGGATGGAAATAACTGACATAACGGAGATGGACGAGTTTACATCTTCAATGATGAAAGAGATTGGTAATATTATGTGCGGTTCCTATATAACAGCACTTGCTGGGTTTACGAATCTTTTCATAAATCCGGAACCACCAGAGTTAATAGTTGACATGATAAGTGCTATAATCTCTGAAATCTCGATACCACTTGCATTGGCAGGTGAGGAAAATATACTTCTTGTTGAAACCATTATAGAGATAGAAGGGTTAGAAGAAGCACTCCAAGGCTACTTACTGTTAGTACCTTCTGTAGATTCTCTTGAGAAACTTCTAAAGGCGTTGGGGATGTGA
- a CDS encoding flagellar brake protein, with translation MAYVELVDAQKALKVGIPALIRITMVKELEGEYKSNVVDIDLEKRILFLSIPSYKGRFIPIPKGVRMTVNLFDRSSIYEFDTISLGVIKRDNIYVIPVPFPETVRKTERRKFVRIPLYLEGRFYLSDEPDAESYAFTTRNISAGGMMMVTKKYLKMGDIIYIDLKLDNELLLNKQKSKVVRQDEQIDEGFMYGVQFLDVPLALEKALVRFIFQKEIKMKAVK, from the coding sequence ATGGCGTATGTGGAATTGGTTGATGCCCAAAAAGCTTTAAAAGTAGGAATACCTGCATTGATAAGGATAACAATGGTGAAAGAACTCGAGGGCGAGTACAAGAGCAATGTTGTTGACATAGATTTAGAAAAACGCATTCTTTTTCTCTCAATACCTTCTTACAAGGGAAGATTTATCCCCATACCCAAAGGTGTGCGTATGACGGTCAACTTATTTGACCGGTCTTCGATTTACGAATTTGACACAATTTCTCTTGGTGTTATCAAGCGTGACAATATTTATGTTATACCCGTTCCTTTTCCTGAAACCGTTCGCAAAACGGAAAGAAGAAAGTTTGTTAGGATACCCCTTTACCTGGAAGGAAGATTTTATCTCTCTGATGAACCAGATGCAGAGTCCTACGCATTTACCACACGCAACATTAGTGCAGGTGGAATGATGATGGTAACGAAAAAATATTTGAAAATGGGTGATATAATATATATCGATTTAAAGCTTGACAACGAGCTTTTGTTAAACAAACAGAAATCTAAGGTTGTACGACAAGACGAGCAAATAGATGAGGGATTTATGTACGGTGTACAGTTCCTCGACGTACCACTTGCTTTGGAAAAAGCACTTGTAAGGTTTATATTCCAAAAAGAAATTAAGATGAAGGCCGTCAAATAA
- a CDS encoding PilZ domain-containing protein — protein sequence MTLEEYVNANLSGAVLRGFSKDGELLVKLKELKGKSIKVSFLSFASVPEVLRVDIPIEGFVLSVIVKLSSHEEGIYEYVALEKAGILQRRSKPRYAAFEPCSIYGFNSLIIDVSENGCQVISEFKPRVRENVELKFKGNDEKTLEGNVMWSVEEEECYRYGIYIPNPEAFWMKLVEKYKTIGEVI from the coding sequence GTGACGCTGGAAGAGTATGTGAATGCTAATTTGTCTGGTGCGGTGCTAAGAGGTTTTTCAAAGGATGGAGAATTGCTCGTAAAGTTGAAGGAATTAAAAGGAAAGAGCATCAAGGTCTCTTTCCTCTCTTTTGCGTCAGTACCAGAAGTTTTGAGAGTGGATATACCCATAGAGGGTTTTGTACTTTCGGTTATAGTTAAATTATCAAGTCACGAGGAAGGAATATATGAATACGTGGCTTTAGAAAAAGCAGGAATTTTACAAAGGCGTTCAAAACCACGTTATGCAGCTTTTGAACCTTGCTCAATATACGGCTTTAATTCTTTGATTATTGATGTTTCGGAAAACGGTTGCCAGGTGATTTCTGAGTTCAAGCCGAGAGTCAGAGAAAACGTCGAACTTAAATTCAAGGGTAACGATGAGAAAACTTTAGAGGGAAATGTAATGTGGTCGGTCGAAGAAGAAGAATGTTATCGATACGGTATCTATATTCCAAATCCTGAAGCCTTTTGGATGAAGCTTGTTGAAAAATACAAAACCATAGGAGAGGTTATCTGA
- a CDS encoding P-loop NTPase, which yields MQDQASNLKKSDIIAVISGKGGVGKTLVATNLAAVVAENGKKVLLLDTDVGFTNADILLGVYPKHSIKDFVNHKCGIEELITPTSYGVDLISLGGDVSDLLAMNEFVIKDFATSFLKLLENYDIVFMDMPPGFSNSYMPFLALVDQFIVLTTPEPTSVVNTYTMVKLLSIKGIKGEDIHIVANMVQNIKEATSLMERFSEVVEKFIGNKVSSVTMIKEHPLVVKSIHDRQLFALKYRSIQPSFSVMRIASYLLKGEVKKVQGDTLIQKFLRFFRGDNK from the coding sequence ATGCAAGATCAAGCAAGTAACCTTAAGAAAAGTGATATTATAGCTGTCATAAGTGGAAAAGGTGGGGTTGGAAAAACACTTGTTGCAACAAATTTGGCAGCAGTAGTTGCCGAAAATGGTAAGAAGGTCTTGCTACTCGATACGGATGTGGGATTTACTAACGCTGATATATTACTTGGAGTATATCCGAAACATTCTATAAAAGATTTCGTGAACCACAAATGTGGCATAGAAGAGTTGATAACACCAACGAGTTATGGTGTAGACCTTATCTCCTTGGGTGGTGATGTGTCGGATTTGCTTGCAATGAATGAATTTGTTATCAAAGACTTTGCAACAAGCTTTCTGAAACTTCTTGAAAATTACGATATCGTCTTTATGGATATGCCGCCTGGATTTTCAAATTCGTATATGCCGTTTTTAGCTCTGGTTGATCAATTTATTGTTCTCACCACGCCGGAACCAACGTCTGTTGTTAACACATACACGATGGTAAAATTACTTAGCATAAAGGGAATAAAAGGCGAGGATATACACATTGTGGCGAATATGGTTCAAAATATAAAGGAAGCGACAAGTCTTATGGAACGTTTTTCCGAAGTCGTGGAAAAATTCATTGGGAACAAGGTTTCATCAGTCACAATGATAAAAGAACATCCACTTGTGGTAAAAAGTATCCACGACCGTCAGTTGTTTGCTTTAAAGTACAGAAGTATACAACCATCGTTTTCAGTCATGCGCATAGCTTCCTATTTGCTTAAAGGCGAAGTAAAAAAGGTACAAGGAGATACACTAATACAGAAGTTCTTGAGGTTCTTCCGAGGTGATAATAAGTGA
- the flhF gene encoding flagellar biosynthesis protein FlhF, whose product MIVKKYLVTDIKEAFEKIRVELGKDAVILSTRKVKKGGFLGIGAKTYLEVTAAIEEKKVPQTEEKGQIYKLQEILSKTKQPQQSSEDLTELKRMMMELKSMIASQRANEPQWVQDLRKALEKQDVDDEIAEKVIEYARVKYQELDFSNENTRLILSEMFLPFLNTSVPDIKGKVLFVGPTGVGKTTTLAKLAAKLKLNDHKRVGIITLDTYRIAAVDQLKTYAMLLDVPIRVAYTPKEAKLEVEALSDYDVILIDSAGRSQKNELHMTEIKAMAEVVDPDLVFLIVGMQYRSEDVKEITSRFSIVSPTHVVLSKMDETSSYGHFVNVPTFLNVPIAYITNGQRVPDDIMEANSRELAVLLAREVLKDARSSK is encoded by the coding sequence ATGATTGTGAAAAAGTATCTGGTGACTGACATCAAAGAAGCTTTCGAAAAGATAAGAGTCGAGCTGGGAAAAGATGCGGTTATATTAAGCACACGAAAGGTAAAAAAAGGCGGTTTCCTTGGGATAGGCGCCAAGACTTATCTTGAAGTAACGGCAGCAATTGAGGAAAAGAAAGTGCCACAGACCGAGGAGAAGGGGCAGATTTACAAACTTCAGGAGATACTCTCTAAAACAAAACAACCACAGCAATCTTCAGAAGATTTGACTGAGCTTAAGAGAATGATGATGGAATTGAAATCGATGATCGCATCACAAAGGGCGAACGAACCACAGTGGGTGCAAGATTTGAGAAAAGCATTAGAAAAGCAAGATGTCGACGACGAGATTGCAGAAAAGGTTATAGAGTATGCCAGAGTTAAGTATCAGGAACTCGATTTCAGCAACGAAAACACTAGGCTGATACTTTCTGAAATGTTTCTTCCTTTTTTAAACACATCCGTGCCTGATATAAAAGGAAAGGTTCTTTTTGTTGGACCGACAGGTGTTGGTAAAACCACCACTTTAGCAAAATTGGCTGCGAAATTGAAGCTCAATGACCACAAACGTGTAGGGATTATTACACTTGACACTTACAGAATAGCCGCAGTTGACCAGTTAAAGACGTACGCAATGCTTCTGGATGTACCTATCAGAGTGGCTTACACACCAAAGGAGGCAAAGTTAGAGGTTGAGGCGCTATCTGACTACGATGTTATCCTCATCGATTCAGCAGGTAGGAGTCAGAAAAACGAGCTGCATATGACGGAAATAAAAGCAATGGCTGAGGTTGTTGACCCAGACCTCGTCTTCTTGATAGTAGGTATGCAATACAGGTCAGAGGATGTCAAGGAAATAACTAGTAGGTTCTCAATAGTTTCGCCTACGCATGTTGTACTTTCGAAGATGGATGAAACCTCTTCTTATGGACATTTTGTCAATGTTCCTACGTTCTTAAATGTTCCAATAGCGTATATAACGAATGGACAACGTGTGCCAGACGATATAATGGAAGCGAATAGTAGAGAGTTAGCTGTTCTTCTAGCACGTGAGGTGTTGAAAGATGCAAGATCAAGCAAGTAA
- the flhA gene encoding flagellar biosynthesis protein FlhA produces MKADVAVALLVVAIVLLMIIPIPDFLLDFFQLFNISISLVILFSTMYITHALELASFPTILLIVTIFRLALNVASTRAILLEGPKFQGRVIQTFGNFVVGGNYVVGIVVFLILVIIQFIVITRGSERIAEVAARFTLDAMPGKQMSVDADLNAGLITEEEARRRREEIRREADFYGAMDGASKFVRGDAIASIIITLVNSIGGIIIGVLMHRLGFADAAKIFLLYTVGDGLVSQIPALMVSTATGIIVSRSATKDNLGTELLKELSGEKKVIILTGVVIILLGLFTPLPTFTSLLIGGMFLVVGIMIKEEAQPQIQPGVAGTPGVVGGPPTGAPAGPVLSTPEEVAEVLQSDTVEVNIGYGLLPLADLSQGGDMLERLTMIRRQLAQELGLVLSPIRVRDSVLLKPNEYAIYIRGAEVARYELFPNRLLAINPGFITERIPGIEVKEPAFGLQAFWIDESKKDEAIQKGYTVVDPPTVFATHVTEILRRYAPELLGNKEFQLLVDGLRNKFDRLVDDVFNVVKPTVVKKVLQELLREGVSIRNLPFIFELILDNTERARDVESLVEYVRRGLKRQIASKLVSQDKQIHAVALDSELERILTESISESDEGRYLSVNPQIMREIIEKISQELEQLMRKGYSPILVVSGAIRPYLARMVLRFIPGITVIAFEEVPEDVNLSIEGVVRI; encoded by the coding sequence ATGAAGGCAGATGTTGCAGTAGCGTTGTTAGTTGTTGCTATTGTGCTTTTGATGATAATACCAATTCCGGATTTTTTGCTGGATTTTTTCCAGCTATTTAATATATCAATATCTTTGGTTATTCTCTTCTCCACAATGTACATCACTCATGCACTAGAGCTTGCTTCTTTCCCGACAATACTGTTGATTGTGACGATATTCCGGTTGGCTTTGAATGTGGCATCAACAAGGGCTATCTTGTTGGAAGGTCCGAAGTTTCAGGGAAGGGTCATACAGACGTTTGGTAATTTTGTCGTTGGTGGAAATTACGTTGTTGGTATCGTTGTGTTTCTGATACTTGTGATAATTCAGTTTATTGTTATTACACGTGGTTCTGAGAGGATTGCTGAGGTTGCTGCAAGGTTCACGCTCGATGCTATGCCTGGAAAACAAATGAGCGTTGATGCTGATTTGAACGCTGGATTGATAACGGAAGAAGAGGCGAGAAGACGCAGAGAAGAAATAAGACGCGAAGCGGACTTTTACGGTGCAATGGACGGTGCTTCGAAATTTGTCCGTGGAGATGCTATAGCGAGCATAATTATAACGTTGGTTAATAGCATTGGTGGTATAATAATCGGTGTATTGATGCACAGGTTAGGGTTCGCAGATGCGGCGAAGATTTTTTTGCTCTACACGGTTGGAGATGGATTGGTATCCCAAATACCTGCGTTGATGGTATCGACTGCTACCGGTATTATTGTTTCAAGGAGCGCAACAAAAGATAATCTTGGAACAGAACTGCTAAAGGAGCTTTCCGGGGAAAAGAAAGTTATCATACTCACAGGTGTTGTCATTATACTTCTTGGATTGTTTACCCCGCTTCCAACTTTCACAAGCTTGCTTATAGGTGGCATGTTTTTGGTTGTTGGAATCATGATTAAAGAAGAAGCACAGCCACAAATACAACCTGGTGTGGCGGGAACTCCAGGTGTAGTTGGTGGACCACCAACTGGAGCGCCAGCGGGTCCTGTACTTTCAACTCCTGAGGAAGTGGCAGAGGTATTGCAGTCGGACACTGTTGAGGTAAATATTGGATATGGACTTTTGCCGTTGGCTGACTTGTCCCAAGGCGGAGATATGTTAGAACGTTTGACAATGATACGTAGGCAACTTGCTCAAGAATTAGGTCTTGTTCTTTCACCTATAAGGGTCAGGGATAGCGTCTTACTAAAACCAAACGAATATGCAATCTATATACGTGGTGCAGAAGTTGCAAGGTATGAACTCTTCCCAAATAGATTGCTTGCAATCAACCCAGGTTTCATCACCGAACGCATACCCGGTATAGAGGTTAAGGAGCCAGCCTTTGGGTTGCAAGCGTTTTGGATAGATGAGTCCAAGAAAGACGAGGCAATTCAAAAAGGTTACACGGTTGTTGACCCACCGACGGTCTTTGCCACGCACGTAACAGAAATCCTGAGAAGGTATGCACCGGAATTACTAGGTAACAAAGAATTCCAGCTTCTTGTCGACGGTTTAAGGAACAAATTTGATAGATTGGTGGATGATGTCTTTAACGTTGTGAAGCCCACGGTGGTAAAGAAAGTTTTACAAGAGTTGTTACGCGAAGGTGTGTCAATAAGGAATTTGCCGTTTATTTTTGAACTTATCCTCGACAATACTGAAAGGGCTAGGGACGTTGAAAGTTTAGTAGAATACGTAAGAAGAGGGTTGAAAAGGCAGATTGCAAGTAAACTGGTGAGTCAAGACAAGCAAATTCATGCAGTTGCACTCGATAGTGAATTAGAAAGAATTCTAACCGAATCGATTTCGGAGAGCGATGAGGGTAGATATCTAAGCGTCAACCCACAAATTATGAGGGAAATTATAGAGAAGATTTCCCAGGAATTGGAACAACTCATGAGGAAAGGTTATTCACCAATTCTCGTAGTCTCTGGCGCTATTCGCCCTTACCTTGCAAGAATGGTGCTCAGGTTCATACCAGGTATTACGGTTATAGCATTTGAAGAGGTTCCTGAGGATGTTAACCTTTCAATCGAGGGTGTGGTGAGGATATGA